The proteins below are encoded in one region of Mycobacterium pseudokansasii:
- a CDS encoding group I truncated hemoglobin — MGLLSQFRKRAPITIYDQIGGYQAIEVVVEDFYARVLADDQLAGFFTGTNMSRLKGKQTEFFAAALGGPEPYTGAPMKQVHQGRGITMHHFTLVAGHLGDALAAAGVPAETITEILKTISPLAADVASDDSTTVNV, encoded by the coding sequence ATGGGACTACTGTCACAATTCCGCAAGCGCGCGCCGATCACTATCTACGACCAGATCGGCGGGTACCAGGCGATCGAGGTCGTCGTCGAGGATTTCTACGCCAGGGTGCTCGCCGATGACCAGCTCGCCGGCTTCTTCACCGGAACGAATATGAGCCGTCTCAAAGGCAAACAGACGGAATTCTTTGCCGCGGCTTTGGGCGGGCCGGAGCCGTATACCGGTGCGCCGATGAAGCAGGTGCATCAGGGCCGTGGCATCACCATGCACCACTTCACCCTGGTGGCCGGGCATTTGGGCGACGCGTTGGCCGCGGCCGGCGTGCCCGCTGAGACGATCACCGAAATCCTGAAAACGATCTCGCCACTGGCCGCCGACGTCGCGTCGGACGACAGCACCACCGTCAACGTCTGA
- a CDS encoding SDR family NAD(P)-dependent oxidoreductase, translating to MNLGDLANLVEKPFATVSNIVNTPNSAGRYRPFYLRNLLDAVQGRTLRDAVEGKIVLITGGSSGIGEAAAKKIAEAGGEVVLVARTRENLEKVADDIRGNGGAAHVYPCDLSDMDAIATMADQVLADLGRVDILINNAGRSIRRSLELSYDRIHDYQRTMQLNYLGAVQLILKFIPGMRERKFGQIINVSSVGVQTRAPRFGAYIASKAALDSLCDALQAETVNDDVRFTTVHMALVRTPMISPTTIYDKFPTLTPDQAAGVITDAIVHRPRRASSPFGQFAAVADAVNPAVMDRVRNRAFSMFRDSAAAKGGESPTDTSELDKRSETFVQATRGIHW from the coding sequence ATGAATCTTGGTGACTTAGCGAACCTCGTTGAGAAGCCGTTCGCGACGGTGTCCAACATCGTCAACACGCCGAACTCCGCCGGGCGATATCGGCCCTTCTATCTGAGGAATCTGCTCGACGCGGTGCAGGGCCGGACACTGCGCGACGCGGTTGAGGGCAAGATCGTCCTCATCACCGGCGGGTCGTCGGGCATCGGCGAAGCGGCCGCCAAGAAGATCGCCGAAGCCGGGGGCGAGGTGGTGCTGGTCGCGCGGACGCGCGAGAACCTGGAAAAGGTTGCCGACGATATCCGCGGCAATGGCGGGGCTGCGCACGTGTACCCGTGCGATCTGTCCGACATGGACGCCATCGCCACCATGGCCGACCAGGTACTCGCCGATCTGGGACGGGTCGACATCCTGATCAATAACGCGGGGAGGTCAATTCGGCGCTCGCTGGAGCTGTCCTATGACCGGATCCACGACTACCAGCGGACCATGCAACTGAACTATCTGGGTGCGGTCCAGCTCATTCTCAAGTTCATTCCCGGTATGCGGGAACGCAAGTTCGGGCAGATCATCAACGTCTCCTCGGTCGGGGTGCAGACTCGAGCACCGCGTTTCGGCGCCTACATCGCCAGCAAGGCCGCTTTGGACAGCCTGTGCGACGCGCTGCAAGCCGAGACGGTAAACGACGACGTCCGGTTCACCACCGTGCACATGGCACTGGTGCGGACGCCGATGATCAGTCCGACCACGATCTACGACAAATTCCCCACGTTGACCCCGGATCAGGCGGCCGGTGTGATCACCGATGCGATCGTGCACCGGCCGCGACGGGCAAGCTCTCCATTCGGGCAGTTCGCGGCTGTGGCCGACGCCGTCAACCCGGCCGTCATGGATCGGGTACGCAACCGGGCGTTCAGCATGTTCCGGGATTCCGCCGCTGCCAAAGGCGGCGAATCTCCAACGGACACATCAGAACTCGACAAGAGAAGCGAAACGTTCGTCCAGGCGACCCGAGGGATACATTGGTGA